From one Butyricimonas faecihominis genomic stretch:
- a CDS encoding LPD28 domain-containing protein produces MLYDYRQESKTPMLLTLANGKTIEGEFIDLRIDTNTLPKGKLWYHIRHTDDDWTEPASLKNGCVVVNFCGTFICDPIDDFPCGQELEIADWSYLE; encoded by the coding sequence ATGCTGTACGATTATAGACAAGAAAGCAAAACGCCAATGCTTCTGACTTTGGCTAATGGCAAGACCATTGAGGGCGAATTTATAGACCTGCGGATAGATACCAATACATTGCCCAAAGGGAAACTATGGTATCACATTCGGCATACGGACGATGATTGGACGGAACCTGCCTCATTGAAGAACGGTTGCGTGGTGGTCAATTTCTGCGGTACGTTCATTTGCGACCCCATCGACGATTTCCCTTGTGGACAGGAACTGGAGATAGCCGACTGGTCATATCTGGAATGA
- a CDS encoding single-stranded DNA-binding protein has protein sequence MKQIENNFAVSGFVGKDAEIRQFANASVARFSLAVSRQEKNGEETKRVSAFINVEAWRNNANTDSLNQITKGVLLTVEGYFKPEEWIDKDGVKHSRIVMVANKFYPTPDKEEAPAEPEKKTKKGKK, from the coding sequence ATGAAACAGATTGAGAACAATTTCGCAGTATCAGGATTCGTAGGTAAGGACGCAGAAATCCGTCAGTTCGCAAACGCAAGCGTGGCACGCTTCTCATTGGCAGTAAGCCGTCAGGAGAAGAATGGAGAGGAAACAAAACGTGTGTCCGCCTTCATCAACGTGGAAGCCTGGCGCAACAACGCCAACACAGATTCACTCAACCAGATAACCAAGGGCGTTCTGCTGACCGTGGAGGGCTACTTCAAACCCGAAGAGTGGATCGACAAAGACGGCGTAAAACACAGTCGCATCGTCATGGTCGCCAACAAGTTCTACCCAACACCCGACAAGGAGGAAGCTCCGGCAGAGCCTGAAAAGAAAACGAAAAAAGGCAAGAAGTAA